A genomic stretch from Penicillium digitatum chromosome 4, complete sequence includes:
- a CDS encoding 37S ribosomal protein S9, mitochondrial produces the protein MDGDQRMKQNERSMSRSGNAARRAPGGATDGFDPAIQPRGDQTGMSQPPEQVPMSYDYGYTGSSFHGGSLQSNDLHNYQPQEYVRAQRPQQASAIQHQRRRAQPPDPAVFSPYDSTMLYGFGQQGPTQGHFEVVPQYQTRQSAAIDVLSNQFAVPQYFAPEESAGSGVAELSPYLNAPLQPYNQSGPMARPNTTQSFPVPISDFTAIGSGSMSRLDQPQTESQQQESDQSSLEEAIGRYQRILRRTFDQTRTGRLVEAGGSLVEISEWLVTNARDLGLLHDDSIQYSDRLRLWSEFNLCWLALCQKQKDLILEVIATSQPPAHTSLIRRDRMETMGRDLIQLCDQLEPHGLVDYQMGIWEEEILSVLGQCLDLMDSRPDLHHIPARPEATAVPRP, from the exons ATGGATGGCGATCAACGTATGAAGCAGAATGAAAGGTCAATGTCTCGGTCTGGAAATGCCGCTCGCAGAGCACCTGGTGGTGCAACAGATGGGTTTGACCCGGCCATACAACCACGTGGAGACCAAACGGGGATGTCGCAACCCCCGGAGCAAGTCCCGATGTCCTACGACTACGGATACACAGGTAGCTCTTTCCACGGCGGTTCCCTACAGTCGAATGACTTGCATAACTATCAACCCCAGGAGTATGTACGGGCTCAACGACCTCAACAAGCGTCGGCTATTCAACATCAGCGACGGCGCGCACAGCCTCCGGATCCGGCTGTATTCTCACCGTACGATTCTACCATGCTGTATGGGTTCGGTCAGCAGGGTCCAACCCAAGGACACTTCGAGGTTGTGCCACAGTACCAGACACGGCAGTCTGCAGCTATTGATGTCCTGTCGAACCAATTTGCCGTTCCACAGTATTTTGCACCAGAGGAATCTGCAGGGTCTGGGGTCGCAGAACTCTCGCCTTATCTAAATGCGCCACTCCAGCCTTATAACCAATCGGGCCCCATGGCACGCCCGAACACCACCCAGTCCTTTCCTGTACCCATCTCTGATTTCACTGCAATCGGTTCCGGGTCCATGAGCCGATTGGATCAGCCCCAAACAGAGTCCCAGCAACAGGAGTCGGATCAATCTAGCCTGGAGGAGGCCATCGGACGATATCAACGCATCCTGCGCCGCACTTTTGATCAAACACGTACCGGAAGATTGGTAGAAGCCGGAGGATCGCTGGTAGAAATTTCCGAGTGGCTTGTGACCAATGCACGGGATCTTG GCCTCCTCCATGACGACAGCATCCAGTACTCCGACCGTCTGAGGCTATGGAGCGAATTCAATCTATGCTGGCTGGCCCTGTGCCAAAAGCAAAAGGATTTGATTCTGGAAGTGATTGCAACAAGTCAGCCACCTGCGCATACGAGTCTAATTCGACGAGACCGCATGGAGACTATGGGAAGAGACCTCATTCAGCTATGTGATCAACTTGAACCACACGGATTGGTGGATTATCAAATGGGAATATGGGAAGAAGAGATACTGTCCG TCTTGGGTCAATGCCTTGATCTCATGGACAGCAGGCCAGACCTTCACCACATCCCTGCCAGACCCGAAGCCACGGCAGTGCCTCGACCATGA
- a CDS encoding Snf1 kinase complex beta-subunit Gal83, putative, with amino-acid sequence MGNNPSKGPVGDTHPAHARHNSTSDRKVARRSSLNAISTPKATAADPSATKETAAGHSAGYQGSVQERLQSRNAPETSLKNIERAPPRDARLVEPSPVKDIPSRDHSNPVQVPVSRHVPGRDPVAPSAPLLNSYYSASAHLQHPPRLPLPIGDANTTPGSPVLGPEDSHIQSLPADRLLDEQMDRNTLAAGHTTTEEEELLDELQPYTTSGMGKAIPVVIEWTAPAQKVYVTGTFVNWEKKFRLHRSEKNPSVMSTTLNLRPGTHHLKFIVDGTMRAADNLPTAVDFTNHLVNYIEISADDAHDKDSAVQPGAPPAHTLPDSSKHEPGDTESHPLEKEEIEEEVSPGDFGDAIPQFLADLDQEEDSPAYVQAANVIGDTATPPSLPLFLGKSILNGTTPMKDDSSVLNYPNHTVLNHLATSSIKNGVLATSVTTRYKRKYVTTILYKPTGDITE; translated from the exons ATGGGCAACAACCCTTCCAAAGGCCCGGTGGGCGACACGCACCCAGCCCATGCCCGCCACAACTCTACAAGCGACCGGAAAGTCGCCCGTCGATCCTCCCTAAATGCGATCTCGACCCCTAAGGCCACCGCCGCCGATCCTTCGGCCACAAAAGAGACAGCCGCTGGACACTCGGCGGGATACCAAGGATCCGTGCAAGAACGTCTACAATCCCGAAATGCCCCCGAAACTTCACTCAAGAACATAGAAAGGGCTCCACCTCGAGATGCACGTCTAGTGGAGCCCTCCCCGGTCAAGGACATCCCATCTCGCGACCACTCCAACCCGGTCCAAGTTCCGGTCTCGCGCCATGTCCCGGGGCGCGATCCTGTGGCACCATCGGCCCCGCTCCTCAACTCGTACTATAGCGCATCAGCACACCTACAACATCCACCGCGCTTGCCATTGCCAATTGGTGATGCCAATACCACGCCCGGATCGCCCGTCCTTGGCCCTGAGGACTCGCACATCCAGTCGCTCCCCGCGGATCGGCTCTTGGATGAACAGATGGACCGGAATACTCTGGCTGCAGGTCATACGACcaccgaagaggaagagttGCTTGATGAGCTCCAGCCATACACTACCAGTGGCATGGGCAAAGCCATCCCTGTCGTTATCGAATGGACAGCGCCTGCTCAGAAGGTCTATGTTACTGGAACTTTTGTTAACTGGGAGAAGAAGTTCCGCCTGCACAGGAG TGAAAAAAATCCGTCCGTTATGTCCACTACTCTGAACCTTCGCCCTGGTACACACCACTTGAAATTCATTGTTGATGGAACAATGCGCGCTGCGGATAACCTTCCGACTGCTGTCGATTTCACTAATCATCTGGTCAACTACATTGAAATCAGTGCAGATGATGCGCATGACAAGGACTCAGCCGTTCAGCCGGGAGCTCCCCCTGCACACACGTTGCCGGATTCCTCTAAGCATGAACCAGGGGATACCGAGAGCCACCCTCtagaaaaggaagaaatcGAGGAAGAGGTGTCACCTGGTGATTTCGGTGATGCCATTCCTCAATTCTTGGCCGATCTAGATCAGGAAGAAGACAGCCCGGCATATGTCCAGGCTGCCAATGTCATCGGAGATACGGCTACCCCTCCCAGTCTGCCTCTCTTCTTAGGCAAGTCAATTCTCAACGGCACAACTCCCATGAAAGACGATAGCAGTGTTTTGAACTACCCGAATCACACTGTCCTGAACCACCTCGCCACGAGCAGTATCAAGAACGGTGTCCTGGCTACAAGCGTGACAACCAGGTATAAAAGAAAA TATGTTACGACTATTTTGTACAAACCGACTGGCGATATCACAGAATGA
- a CDS encoding Enhancer of polycomb-like protein 1, producing the protein MTRYGGLGRTRPKKLTSKASIPVVRESEIDVIDDEIQSSLQQIETGVEKAEESEIHLQRAINATAQGKVNEAHIPTPETILSNLQYDELYPPIFSQPATYIRFSSTVEDCCGCPYNMTDEDDVFLKIMNQKRDPSAGRCTDDIFEEVMNFFEETAQMKQPYASIDNPPALSFAEMQDMMDATLEDPMKMFAKEIYEHWKSRRMAVQNNGLVSQLKFETGQDTDDSDPFVCFRRREVRQIRKTRGRDAQSAEKLRRLRKELEDARELVALVRQREIARREMLSMERQLFKQRAEVKEMKRKLNIKDDDEDLINQKPKKRVLDMPPQRPNAPQLRMPLKAGQGAEDLQLLEDVQAEKENEILRDIKQNITKHIKWNEGYVDHTRAPLSPSPERTFDVSTFRPAFTTQLPTPPSSESSGEMDTSLDVTSPLFSRDKLASHTIELHDEPHRMPSFRRRFGRGGRLMIDRRNMGARKVDIDPIKADRFKFDQEDSEEENDYDTDAYSIQIMQHRAITMAKAREQAAVAAQAHAQAQAQAAQAQAQRRLLDPNGQHQGLQGSNLGPSAVAVSET; encoded by the exons ATGACTCGGTACGGGGGCCTGGGGAGGACGCGCCCTAAAAAGCTCACCTCCAAGGCATCCATCCCCGTTGTTCGGGAGTCAGAGATCGATGTCATCGACGACGAAATCCAGAGCTCTTTACAGCAGATCGAAACCGGCGTCGAAAAAGCCGAGGAGTCG GAAATTCACTTGCAACGCGCAATCAATGCCACTGCCCAGGGCAAAGTAAATGAGGCACACATCCCTACTCCCGAGACCATTCTCAGTAATCTTCAATATGACGAACTCTACCCTCCCATTTTCTCGCAACCTGCGACGTACATTCGCTTCTCCTCCACGGTCGAGGATTGCTGCGGATGCCCGTACAACATGACAGATGAGGACGATGTCTTTCTGAAGATCATGAACCAGAAGCGCGACCCGTCTGCTGGTCGTTGCACGGATGATATCTTTGAGGAGGTCATGAATTTCTTTGAGGAGACGGCGCAGATGAAGCAGCCATACGCATCCATCGATAATCCCCCGGCGTTATCCTTTGCAGAGATGCAAGACATGATGGATGCCACATTAGAAGATCCCATGAAGATGTTTGCCAAGGAGATATATGAGCACTGGAAGTCGCGTCGGATGGCTGTTCAAAACAACGGCCTTGTATCGCAGCTCAAG TTCGAAACTGGCCAAGACACCGATGACAGTGATCCATTTGTCTGTTTCCGTAGACGCGAGGTTCGCCAGATCCGCAAGACTCGTGGTAGAGATGCGCAGAGTGCCGAAAAGCTTAGACGTCTTCGCAAAGAGCTGGAAGATGCTCGCGAGCTCGTTGCTTTGGTGCGCCAGCGTGAAATTGCTCGGAGAGAAATGCTCTCCATGGAGCGGCAGCTCTTCAAACAGCGTGCTGAAGTCAAGGAGATGAAGCGCAAGCTCAACATTAaggacgatgatgaagattTGATCAACCAAAAG CCGAAAAAGAGAGTGCTCGATATGCCACCTCAACGTCCCAACGCCCCTCAACTGCGCATGCCTCTCAAGGCTGGACAAGGTGCGGAAGACTTGCAACTCCTGGAGGATGTTCAGGCAGAGAAGGAGAACGAGATTTTGCGCGATATCAAACAGAACATCACCAAGCACATCAAGTGGAACGAGGGATATGTGGATCATACACGTGCACCACTCTCTCCTTCCCCAGAAAGGACATTCGATGTGTCTACCTTCCGACCCGCATTCACAACACAGTTGCCCACACCTCCATCATCAGAATCATCTGGCGAGATGGATACTTCCTTAGACGTTACCAGCCCGCTCTTCTCCAGGGACAAGCTTGCATCGCACACCATCGAACTGCACGACGAACCACACCGAATGCCATCTTTCCGACGTCGATTTGGACGTGGTGGTCGGTTGATGATCGATCGTCGGAACATGGGAGCTCGTAAAGTCGACATCGACCCAATCAAGGCCGATCGATTCAAGTTTGACCAAGAAGATTCAGAAGAGGAGAACGATTATGATACTGATGCGTACAGCATTCAAATCATGCAGCACCGGGCTATCACCATGGCCAAGGCGCGCGAACAGGCTGCAGTGGCTGCCCAGGCTCATGCGCAGGCGCAAGCACAGGCAGCCCAAGCACAGGCTCAGCGACGACTGCTGGATCCGAACGGTCAGCACCAAGGCCTTCAGGGATCGAATCTCGGGCCAAGTGCCGTGGCGGTGTCAGAGACCTGA
- a CDS encoding Calcineurin Ca2+-binding regulatory subunit CnaB, whose amino-acid sequence MDQPSSPNEPNAAAIYDARRRRGSVGTTQLFDNIVSTSNFNRDEVDRLRKRFMKLDKNASGTIDRDEFLSLPQVSSNPLATRMIAIFDEDGGGDVDFQEFVTGLSAFSSKGNKQEKLRFAFKVYDIDRDGYISNGELFIVLKMMVGNNLKDVQLQQIVDKTIMEADKDQDGKISFEEFTDMVENTDVSLSMTLNQI is encoded by the exons ATGGACCAGCCCTCCTCCCCCAACGAGCCCAACGCTGCTGCTATTTACGATGCGCGGAGACGCCGTGGCTCCGTGGGTACCACCCAGCTCTTCGACAACATTGTTTCTACATCCAACT TCAACCGGGACGAAGTGGATCGCCTGCGCAAGCGCTTCATGAAGCTGGATAAG AATGCCTCCGGCACTATCGACCGTGATGAGTTCCTCTCCTTGCCTCAAGTGTCGTCCAACCCGCTCGCCACAAG GATGATCGCCATCTTCGACGAAGACGGTGGCGGTGACGTCGACTTCCAGGAATTCGTGACTGGTTTGTCAGCATTCAGCTCAAAGGGCAACAAGCAAGAGAAACTGCGGTTCGCATTTAAGGTGTACGACATTGACCGCGACGGCTACATTTCCAATGGCGAGCTGTTCATCGTGCTGAAGATGATGGTCGGCAATAACCTCAAGGACGTGCAGCTGCAGCAGATCGTCGACAAGACGATCATGGAGGCTGATAAGGATCAGGATGGAAAAATTAGTTTCGAGGAGTTCACGGATATGGTGGAGAATACAGACGTGAGCCTCAGTATGACGCTGA ATCAAATCTGA
- a CDS encoding putative tRNA threonylcarbamoyladenosine biosynthesis protein kae1, with amino-acid sequence MIAIGMEGSANKLGIGIMLHPKDGSPPQVLANIRHTYVSPPGEGFLPKDTARHHRSWVVKLVKQALKEAKVSVDDVDCICFTKGPGMGAPLQSVVVAARMLSLLWGKELVGVNHCVGHIEMGRLITGATNPVVLYVSGGNTQVIAYSSQRYRIFGETLDMAVGNCLDRFARTLHISNDPAPGYNIEQLAKQGKQLVDLPYVVKGMDCSFSGILAAIDGLAKQWGLSGEVKAREDEQKAFDSTTTADESLEGKPTRADLCFSLQETVFSMLVEITERAMAHVGSKQVLIVGGVGSNERLQEMMGIMARDRGGSVYATDERFCIDNGIMIAQAGMLAYETGFRTPFSESTCTQRFRTDEVFVKWRD; translated from the exons ATGATTGCAATTGGTATGGAAGGCTCCGCCAACAAATTGGGCATTGGCATCATGCTACATCCCAAGGATGGTAGTCCCCCGCAGGTCCTCGCCAATATTAGGCACACCTATGTCTCCCCGCCAGGTGAGGGCTTCCTGCCTAAGGATACAGCGCGTCACCACCGATCATGGGTTGTAAAATTGGTCAAACAAGCTCTCAAGGAAGCCAAGGTCTCTGTTGACGATGTGGACTGCATTTGCTTCACTAAGGGTCCCGGAATGGGTGCCCCGCTACAGAGTGTGGTGGTCGCGGCGCGGATGTTGAGTTTGCTTTGGGGAAAAGAACTAGTTGGGGTGAACCACTGCGTTGGAC ACATCGAAATGGGCCGTCTCATCACTGGCGCAACAAACCCAGTCGTCCTATATGTCTCCGGCGGTAATACACAGGTCATTGCATACAGCTCGCAACGATATCGCATCTTCGGCGAGACCCTCGATATGGCAGTAGGAAACTGTTTAGACCGCTTCGCGCGAACACTACACATCTCTAACGACCCAGCACCAGGATATAACATTGAACAGCTAGCGAAGCAAGGAAAGCAGCTAGTTGATCTACCATATGTCGTAAAGGGCATGGACTGTTCATTCTCCGGGATCCTGGCTGCGATTGATGGCCTCGCTAAGCAGTGGGGGCTAAGCGGGGAGGTGAAGGCGCGAGAAGATGAGCAAAAAGCCTTTGATTCTACCACTACCGCAGACGAGTCATTGGAAGGCAAACCCACACGCGCAGATTTATGTTTCTCTCTCCAGGAAACTGTCTTCTCAATGCTTGTTGAAATCACCGAGCGCGCAATGGCGCATGTTGGATCAAAACAGGTTCTCATTGTTGGCGGTGTTGGCTCGAATGAGCGTTTGCAGGAGATGATGGGCATTATGGCACGGGATCGTGGTGGAAGTGTCTATGCGACGGATGAGCGGTTCTGCATCGATAACGGAATTATGATTGCACAGGCTGGTATGCTGGCATATGAGACCGGATTCCGGACTCCTTTTAGCGAGAGTACTTGTACACAACGGTTCCGCACGGATGAAGTGTTTGTGAAGTGGCGGGATTGA
- a CDS encoding RuBisCO-cytochrome methylase, RMS1, which produces MSSTAHFPDAEGFQQQSDSFMSWLQASPGVQLNPKLRLADLRATGAGRGVVAQSNIVEGEELFSIPRTMVLTVQNSELRTLLAENLEEQMGPWLSLMLVMVYEYLQGEKSRWAPYFRVLPSRFDTLMFWSPAELQELQASTIVEKIGRSNAEESIRDSIAPILAKRPDLFPPPPGLASWEGIAGDAALIQVGHVMGSLIMAYAFDIEKAEDDDDEGEVNDESYMTDDEEEEQLPKGMVPLADLLNADADRNNARLYQEEGALVMKAIKPIQKGDEIFNDYGEIPRADLLRRYGYVTDNYAVYDVLELSLETICEAAGLANADPESQPRLGFLSSLDILEDGYVIPRPVNANPSLQDILPAELVVLLATLALSPEEFKQRVSKDKAPKPVLDANATTVLIRALEMRQAQYATSLASDLQLSASLSPLPETGDMNEGARRVRMALQVRIGEKEVLQTVLGMLQPATSGPLKRSANGDGGDSRQFKTQRI; this is translated from the exons ATGTCTTCGACAGCCCACTTCCCCGATGCCGAGGGCTTTCAACAACAGTCTGACAGCTTCATGTCATGGTTGCAAGCCAGCCCAGGTGTGCAGCTCAACCCCAAGCTCAGACTCGCAGATCTGCGAGCAACTGGAGCTGGACGTGGTGTCG TGGCACAAAGCAACATCGTGGAAGGGGAAGAACTGTTCTCGATCCCGCGCACCATGGTCCTCACCGTGCAGAACTCGGAGCTGAGGACCCTGCTAGCAGAGAATCTAGAGGAGCAGATGGGACCTTGGCTTTCCCTAATGCTGGTCATGGTGTACGAATACCTGCAAGGAGAAAAATCGAGATGGGCTCCGTATTTCAGAGTTTTGCCTTCTCGTTTTGACACCCTGATGTTTTGGTCGCCTGCCGAGCTGCAGGAGCTGCAGGCTAGCACTATTGTTGAGAAGATTGGTCGATCAAACGCCGAGGAGTCGATTAGGGATTCTATCGCCCCTATTTTGGCAAAGAGGCCGGATCTCTTCCCGCCTCCTCCTGGTCTCGCATCTTGGGAGGGCATTGCTGGTGACGCTGCTCTCATTCAAGTGGGCCATGTCATGGGGTCCCTCATTATGGCTTATGCCTTTGACATCGAAAAGGCcgaggacgacgacgatgaagGAGAGGTCAATGATGAGAGTTACATGActgatgacgaagaagaggagcAGCTTCCTAAAGGTATGGTCCCACTCGCAGATCTGCTCAATGCTGATGCGGACCGAAACAAC GCTCGTCTCTACCAGGAAGAAGGTGCCCTAGTCATGAAGGCAATCAAGCCAATTCAAAAAGGCGATGAAATCTTCAACGATTATGGAGAGATCCCCCGCGCAGATCTCCTCCGCCGATATGGCTATGTGACTGATAACTACGCCGTTTACGACGTACTTGAGCTATCATTGGAAACCATCTGCGAAGCCGCAGGGCTTGCGAACGCAGATCCCGAGTCCCAGCCCCGACTTGGGTTCCTCTCAAGCCTCGACATTCTCGAGGACGGCTATGTAATCCCCAGACCCGTCAACGCCAACCCGTCTTTGCAAGACATCCTGCCAGCCGAGTTGGTTGTTCTTCTGGCTAcgctcgctctctctcccgAAGAGTTCAAACAGCGCGTGTCCAAGGACAAAGCCCCCAAACCAGTCTTGGACGCCAATGCGACCACCGTCTTGATCAGGGCGCTGGAAATGCGACAGGCGCAATACGCTACGTCTCTGGCCTCGGACCTCCAATTAAGCGCTTCACTTTCTCCGTTGCCTGAAACTGGTGACATGAATGAGGGGGCTCGTCGAGTACGGATGGCCTTGCAGGTTCGCATTGGCGAGAAGGAGGTCTTGCAGACTGTCTTGGGCATGCTGCAGCCCGCTACTTCTGGCCCATTGAAACGTTCTGCCAACGGCGATGGCGGTGATTCACGACAGTTCAAGACGCAGAGGATTTGA